The Candidatus Omnitrophota bacterium region TATTCAGGAACAATACCGGCTGATTTTCTTTCTTAACTAGTCCCGGCCGAATCTTATTTAGATAAACCTTGACGGCTTTGGTTGCTTCTTTGCCAAGGGGGACAATCCGCTCTTTGCCGCCTTTTCCTGTGCACTTGATAAACCCGGCTTCCAAGCTTAAATCCGACAATTTTAAACCGCTCAACTCAGCCACCCGGGCGCCTGCGCCATAAAGCATCTCCAGAATAGCTCTGTCTCTTATTCCGGTCCAGGCAGAAAGATCAGGCTGGGATAATAATTTGCTTACCTCTTCAACATTTAAAACCTCGGGCAGTTTTTTCCATAATTTCGGGGAAGTTAGGATATCGGTAACATCACCGGAAATATGCTGTTCATTGGCCAAGAACCGATGGAACACTTTTATCGCTACCAGGTTTCGGCTGATAGAGTTAACCGACAGGCCCTTATCTTTCCGGGCCAAAGAAAAATCAGTAATATGTTCTCTCTTTACTTTTTCAAGCGATTCAATCCCCTTTTTCTTTAAAAAATCGAGGTAGTTATTCAGGTCTCTCTGGTAAGCCTGGATGGTATTATTACTCAGCCCCCTTTCTACTGTCAGATAGTTTAAAAATTCATCAACCAGTTTACCCATCATTTATCCGGCTTTATCCAACCGCCCATTTTTTTATAAGAAAACTCTCTTTGGATCTGTCTTTTTTGGTTGTAAAGCTCTCTCTTCAGCCGGCGAGACTGGGATATGTTTAACCGCCTGGTGTTTAAATCTTCTGTCAGCTCTTTGAATCTTTCGATCTGACCTTTAAAAAGATCCCTTTTCTCCCTTAAAAGACAGCTTTGCATTCTTTCTAAATTTTGGATAACCCTCTCCCTTAATAAAATATCTTTCTTTTTGTTCGACCCTAATTTCTTGATCAATTCTTCCTGGCATGCCTGCCACAAAATATAAGCGTTCCTATAAATCCGATGGCAAGAAATCATGCCTTTGGCTGTTTCTTCCGTCTCTTCGATATCCTTTGTTTTCTGGCCTCTAATTAATTTGGGGAGCCTGCCTTTTTTTAAGGTAGCACACCCGCTGAAGGCTATTATACTAAATAAAATAAGGCAAAATACCATTCCGTCATTGCGAGCGAAGCGAAGCAATCTCTTTAAATGAGATTGCCACGCCCGCCTTCCCTCGACTTCGCTCGGGACAGGTCGGCGGGCTCGCAATGACGCTGAGAAAAATTTGAATCTTCTGACTCTCATTTTCTTATCAACTCCTCAAACCCATTTTCATCCAAAATAGCTATCCCTAATTTCTTTGCTTTCTCATATTTTGAACCGGGATTGCTGCCTCTAACAAGATAATCGGTTTTTTTGCTCACAGCAGAAGACGTTCTCCCCCCTAATTCCCCGACCAAGGCCTCTGCTTGTCCACGGCCATGGCTGTCTAACTGGCCGGTAAATACGAATATCTTATCGGCCAGCACTTGCGGCTTTTTCTTTACCGAAACCTGAGACATGTTCAAGCCCAGGTGTCTTAAATTTTTAATTAACTTCTTCGTGGATTTATTGTTGAAAAATCCTTCGATGGATTCGGCCATTACCGGCCCAATTTCCCTTATTTCTTGTAATTCTTCTTTTTTTACCTCCATCAGCTTATCTACGCTGGGGTATTTTTCAGCAAGGAGTTGAGCTGCTTTTTCTCCCACATGCCTGATACCCAGCGCAAAAAATAATCTCCCCAAAGACCTGGATTTACTTTTTTCAATCGAGATGAGTAGATTTTCCGCTTTTTTTTCGGCAAACAAATCGAGTTTTAAAAGACCTTCTTTGTTTAAGGCATAGATTTCGTCCAAAGCTGAAACAAGCTTGCCCGCTATTAATTGCTTGACTATAGACTTTCCCAGCCCTTCGATATCCATTGCTGAACGCGACGCAAAATGCAGCAGGCTTCTTTCTATCTGCGCAGGGCAGGAAGGATTAACGCATCTAAAAGCAACCTCTCCTTCTTTTTCCCTCTCAATCGGCCCATCGCATACCGGGCACTGCCTCGGCGGGCTAAAACGCTTTTCTTTGCCGGTCCTGACGGATTTTACCACCTTGATAATCTTGGGAATCACCTCGCCTGCCCTTTCCAGCAAAACCCTGTCGCCAACACGAACATCTAACCGC contains the following coding sequences:
- the xerD gene encoding site-specific tyrosine recombinase XerD; this translates as MMGKLVDEFLNYLTVERGLSNNTIQAYQRDLNNYLDFLKKKGIESLEKVKREHITDFSLARKDKGLSVNSISRNLVAIKVFHRFLANEQHISGDVTDILTSPKLWKKLPEVLNVEEVSKLLSQPDLSAWTGIRDRAILEMLYGAGARVAELSGLKLSDLSLEAGFIKCTGKGGKERIVPLGKEATKAVKVYLNKIRPGLVKKENQPVLFLNRFGRKISRQTLWKLIKKYSRSARIDKLITPHTLRHSFATHLLKGGADLRAVQEMLGHADIATTQIYTHIDKDHLKAVHHKYHPRS